In one Candidatus Nanopelagicus limnes genomic region, the following are encoded:
- a CDS encoding amidase, protein MQNEITDFSEMNKLILEKKLKVKELAEMSLERIDLVDKNIKSFIHLDKELLFRQASKMDDEVSVGRFRKNLGLTISVKDNIYVDGLGIAMGTDLWKVEKSGFDARVVSNLRASGALIIGKTKTAEFAIHKPPDTKNPIDKTASPGTSSTGSAASVSADLVMASIGTQSAASIIKPASYCNVIGFKPSYGLIPRTGILKTADTLDTVGFFANDLDILSKVFTSSLVSGIDHPFNNIVERNTGEDKTVRIAPLHNSNLCSPRVQEDFISNCQKLFKYSSFIQIDLNLNELIEQARLTHRALYYGNVSYFLAQDLAISIGELSEELREVIEFGNGVTSSELEEARNQQVYFASILDRYFEQTDFIITPSTFDVPPDYGISDQINDSSFFWTLCGNPAISLPTTISLDGQRFVGLQIIARKYNDYGLIHFARNLQMKWGI, encoded by the coding sequence TAAAGGTAAAAGAGTTGGCAGAAATGTCACTCGAACGTATTGATTTAGTTGACAAGAATATAAAGTCATTCATTCATTTAGACAAAGAGTTACTTTTTAGACAAGCTTCTAAAATGGATGATGAGGTTTCAGTTGGTAGATTTCGAAAGAATCTTGGGCTAACAATTTCGGTAAAAGACAATATTTATGTTGACGGTTTAGGAATCGCGATGGGAACTGACCTCTGGAAAGTTGAAAAATCTGGCTTTGATGCGCGAGTTGTTAGTAATCTAAGGGCAAGCGGTGCGCTAATCATCGGTAAAACTAAAACGGCAGAATTTGCAATTCACAAGCCACCAGACACAAAAAATCCAATCGACAAAACGGCATCACCTGGAACATCTTCGACGGGATCCGCTGCATCAGTGAGCGCAGACTTAGTAATGGCCAGTATTGGAACACAAAGTGCGGCTTCAATTATTAAACCGGCGAGTTATTGCAATGTTATTGGGTTTAAACCATCATACGGTTTGATTCCAAGAACTGGAATTCTAAAAACTGCTGACACTTTAGATACCGTAGGTTTCTTTGCAAATGACCTCGATATTCTTTCGAAAGTTTTTACCTCTAGCTTAGTCAGTGGGATCGATCACCCCTTCAATAATATTGTCGAAAGAAATACTGGAGAAGATAAGACAGTTCGTATAGCGCCACTGCATAACTCCAATCTCTGCTCACCTCGCGTTCAAGAAGATTTCATTTCAAACTGCCAAAAATTATTCAAGTACAGCAGCTTTATTCAAATTGATTTGAATTTGAATGAGTTAATTGAGCAAGCGCGTTTAACACATAGAGCGCTGTATTACGGAAACGTAAGTTATTTTCTTGCGCAAGACCTAGCCATCAGTATAGGTGAATTAAGTGAAGAGTTACGGGAAGTTATTGAATTTGGAAATGGCGTCACATCCTCAGAATTAGAAGAGGCCCGCAATCAACAGGTGTATTTCGCATCCATATTAGATCGATATTTTGAACAAACTGATTTTATTATAACTCCGTCAACATTCGATGTCCCACCAGATTATGGAATTTCTGACCAGATTAATGACTCATCTTTTTTTTGGACACTTTGTGGCAATCCAGCGATTAGCCTCCCGACTACAATTAGTTTGGATGGGCAAAGATTTGTCGGCTTACAGATTATCGCTAGAAAATATAATGATTATGGTTTAATACATTTTGCAAGAAATTTACAAATGAAATGGGGAATATGA
- a CDS encoding class I SAM-dependent methyltransferase: protein MSSIRNSGQIKEIKEILNAELGYFGSPNTKHDSVECSICESIANFLFTKNGFALYRCSDCEFLFAPINTPNNSISDFFENSKAIDLYTSKVIENEAARKSAIFRPLAKRIIATHPEAKKILEIGCGAGLLLDELRLAGLGTIDIQGVEVNRFAAERSIEKGHNIFPGAIDDFKGENFDVVVFWAFLDHIPDPLALFRRINGLLGNGGLLIFGNANYAGFEASIMGTESHIYSVPERLSFFTPRTLEILCHEAGFNNTSIEGSGNLDLEIVKDWWENNPEIPKNDFLYSVMNNHEIAQNFTLFLQKTLLTSHLTVNTWK from the coding sequence ATGTCAAGTATACGAAATTCTGGTCAGATAAAAGAAATAAAGGAAATTTTGAATGCAGAATTGGGCTATTTTGGGAGTCCCAATACTAAGCACGATTCAGTTGAGTGTTCAATCTGTGAGTCCATCGCAAATTTTCTGTTTACCAAGAATGGTTTCGCTCTTTATAGGTGCTCCGATTGTGAGTTCCTATTCGCACCGATTAATACACCGAATAATTCAATTTCAGATTTTTTTGAAAACTCAAAAGCCATTGACCTTTACACTAGTAAAGTGATTGAGAATGAGGCTGCAAGGAAATCTGCAATTTTTCGGCCTCTGGCTAAAAGAATTATTGCTACTCATCCTGAGGCAAAGAAAATACTGGAGATAGGCTGTGGGGCTGGTTTATTACTGGATGAGTTGCGGTTGGCAGGGCTTGGCACCATTGACATTCAGGGAGTTGAGGTCAATAGATTTGCCGCTGAAAGGTCGATCGAAAAAGGTCATAACATTTTCCCAGGAGCAATTGATGATTTTAAGGGCGAAAATTTTGATGTTGTGGTGTTCTGGGCATTCCTTGATCACATTCCAGATCCACTAGCTTTGTTTAGAAGGATAAATGGGCTGCTGGGCAACGGTGGATTGCTTATTTTCGGAAATGCTAATTACGCCGGTTTTGAAGCATCAATTATGGGTACTGAATCTCATATATATTCAGTACCTGAACGTCTGAGTTTCTTTACGCCAAGAACTTTAGAAATATTATGTCACGAAGCAGGTTTCAACAATACCTCTATAGAAGGTTCTGGAAACTTAGATCTTGAAATTGTGAAAGATTGGTGGGAAAATAATCCTGAAATTCCTAAAAACGATTTTCTTTATTCTGTGATGAACAACCACGAGATTGCACAAAATTTCACGCTATTTTTGCAGAAAACACTGCTGACAAGTCACCTAACAGTGAATACCTGGAAATAG
- a CDS encoding glycosyltransferase, which yields MKEQACSVLPPLFNGSQFINVSIKSILESMREIDELVLINDGSDDISKEELKELEKRDSRIKIINKNHSISL from the coding sequence ATGAAAGAACAAGCCTGTTCTGTGTTGCCACCACTATTTAACGGATCACAATTTATAAATGTATCAATAAAATCAATTCTTGAGAGTATGCGAGAAATCGACGAACTCGTACTTATCAATGACGGTTCTGATGATATTTCAAAAGAGGAATTAAAAGAATTGGAAAAAAGGGATTCAAGAATTAAGATTATCAACAAAAATCACTCCATTTCTTTATAG
- a CDS encoding glycosyltransferase family 2 protein, producing the protein MATFGAKSIDNMIIVGNSNLENKPPLFTIITVVRNGEQTLERCIKSVKHQTFQDFEYLIIDGASSDKTHKIIKQNSDIVDYSISEKDEGLYFAMNKGLKLARGSYVGILNADDIYLSNTLELVQNAIKKNPNCDVIYGAMSYFDKPNQIYFIHSDELSKRMIFHPTCFISINAYKKLGYFNTKYQVAADYDFILRCRDAQKNFLGLQNVLATFSGDGISAKLRFRSIFETSKIQAKYNFEPRYLQFSKLMRILIITYFRAFINKIFVS; encoded by the coding sequence ATGGCAACGTTTGGAGCAAAGAGCATTGACAACATGATAATTGTAGGAAATAGCAATTTGGAGAACAAGCCACCCCTTTTTACAATTATTACGGTTGTAAGAAACGGAGAACAAACCCTCGAAAGGTGTATTAAGAGTGTTAAGCATCAGACTTTTCAAGATTTCGAATATTTGATTATTGATGGGGCTTCTTCAGATAAAACTCACAAAATCATTAAGCAAAATTCGGACATTGTGGATTATTCAATATCAGAAAAAGATGAGGGTCTGTATTTTGCAATGAATAAAGGTTTGAAACTCGCAAGAGGAAGTTATGTAGGAATACTAAATGCAGACGACATATACTTGTCAAATACTTTGGAATTAGTACAAAATGCAATTAAAAAAAACCCTAACTGTGATGTAATTTATGGAGCGATGAGTTATTTTGACAAGCCAAATCAAATTTATTTTATTCATAGCGACGAGCTTTCTAAACGAATGATCTTCCATCCTACTTGTTTTATTTCAATTAATGCTTATAAAAAATTAGGATACTTCAATACAAAGTATCAAGTAGCTGCTGATTATGATTTTATTTTACGTTGTCGCGATGCTCAGAAAAATTTTTTAGGCCTGCAAAATGTCTTAGCGACTTTTAGCGGGGACGGTATATCTGCAAAATTAAGATTTCGTTCGATATTTGAAACCAGTAAAATTCAGGCAAAATATAATTTTGAACCGAGATATCTTCAATTTTCAAAGCTTATGCGCATTCTTATTATAACTTATTTTAGGGCGTTCATAAATAAAATATTTGTTTCTTAA
- a CDS encoding FAD-dependent oxidoreductase, which produces MLNFKIAIVGAGPAGYFTAQAFQKAQSDELSFSIDMIERLPTPWGLVRSGVAPDHQKIKTVSKVFEKIAKEPNFRLFANVELGKHIYLKDLRDQYDAVVLATGASKGRKLGIPGEDLTNSLSAADFVPWYNSHPDYVQTQVDLSCDTAIVIGAGNVAMDVARILAIDPSELDPTDVAEHALIKLKQSNIRTVIICGRRGPEHAAFTAPELRDLPKLENTDVFIDPKQIEEAIKHIEEMEEVEKDLKNNIEAMKTIAEHEKKGVPRKLEIKFLSTPLEIKGNGKVEEIIFQKNKVENGKVITTSETFSVKTGLVITAIGYNSIEYPGISIENGRITNIAGHVEHNVYAVGWAKRGPTGVIGTNKSDSNDVVDLIIENLKEPKASEGITGLLKSGHEVIDQIAWEKINASEVISGEIAGKPRVKEVDWRQLISLGRS; this is translated from the coding sequence TTGCTTAACTTTAAAATTGCAATAGTTGGCGCAGGCCCGGCTGGCTATTTCACCGCCCAAGCATTCCAAAAAGCACAAAGTGATGAGCTTTCATTTTCAATAGACATGATTGAAAGGCTTCCTACCCCTTGGGGATTAGTAAGAAGTGGGGTTGCGCCAGACCATCAAAAGATAAAAACAGTTTCTAAAGTTTTTGAAAAGATTGCTAAAGAGCCTAATTTTAGATTATTTGCCAATGTTGAGTTAGGTAAACATATCTATTTAAAAGATCTGCGAGATCAGTATGACGCAGTAGTTTTAGCGACTGGTGCTTCAAAGGGGCGAAAACTTGGTATCCCAGGTGAGGATTTAACTAATTCACTTTCTGCTGCAGATTTCGTGCCTTGGTATAACTCGCATCCAGATTATGTTCAAACACAGGTGGATTTATCTTGTGACACAGCAATTGTTATAGGAGCTGGAAATGTCGCAATGGATGTTGCACGAATACTTGCAATTGATCCAAGTGAACTTGATCCAACTGATGTGGCAGAACACGCACTCATAAAATTAAAGCAAAGCAATATCCGAACCGTGATTATCTGTGGCAGACGAGGTCCTGAGCACGCCGCCTTTACCGCCCCTGAACTTCGAGATCTTCCTAAACTTGAAAACACAGATGTCTTTATTGATCCAAAGCAAATTGAAGAAGCAATTAAACACATTGAAGAAATGGAAGAAGTTGAGAAGGATCTTAAAAACAACATCGAAGCAATGAAAACTATTGCAGAGCATGAGAAAAAAGGCGTACCAAGAAAGCTAGAAATAAAGTTTTTATCAACACCACTTGAAATTAAAGGCAATGGCAAAGTTGAAGAGATTATTTTTCAGAAAAATAAAGTTGAAAACGGTAAAGTGATTACAACCAGTGAGACATTTTCAGTCAAAACTGGATTAGTTATTACAGCCATTGGCTATAACTCAATTGAATATCCGGGCATAAGTATTGAAAATGGGCGGATTACAAATATTGCAGGACATGTTGAACACAATGTTTATGCAGTAGGTTGGGCAAAGCGCGGACCAACTGGCGTAATTGGCACAAATAAAAGTGATTCAAATGATGTAGTTGATTTAATCATTGAAAATCTAAAGGAGCCAAAGGCAAGTGAAGGAATTACTGGATTATTAAAATCAGGACATGAGGTAATTGATCAAATTGCTTGGGAAAAAATAAATGCCTCAGAGGTCATTTCAGGCGAAATTGCTGGAAAACCACGAGTAAAAGAAGTGGATTGGAGGCAGTTGATAAGTTTGGGTAGGTCTTGA
- a CDS encoding glycosyltransferase family 2 protein, whose amino-acid sequence MRDVKNSVSIVLPIKNGLSYLPALENYFELNLSPNDQLILINDGSDDGSENFLTGWKRRSQNVNLINTKGIGLVTCLNLGVQESVHEWIARFDVDDLYSNNRIEHQYSAITSKAVAIFADYRFIDSNGKNYGRITSPLLPVPTALSLINNLRTAHPCAFYKKTAVIESGGYREEDFLAEDLSLWLRMSRIGEIITVPNLLLNYRISESSTTSVNRNKAISQKNKILKSISLEKSLFYKCLEDIQSIFEYYEKFEESESRKLLLVNDLIAFQSSLKLKKGALFDIMLIALRHLGRSSTISELFQLYFEKSQRGKLRIENVLKI is encoded by the coding sequence ATGAGAGATGTTAAAAACTCTGTCAGCATTGTGTTGCCTATAAAAAATGGCTTGTCATATCTTCCTGCATTAGAAAATTACTTTGAATTGAACCTATCACCAAACGATCAACTTATACTTATTAATGATGGGTCAGATGATGGGTCAGAAAATTTCTTAACTGGCTGGAAGAGACGATCACAAAATGTTAATTTAATAAACACCAAAGGAATCGGATTGGTTACCTGCTTAAACTTAGGAGTACAAGAATCAGTACATGAATGGATAGCGCGTTTTGATGTAGATGATCTATATTCCAACAATAGAATTGAGCATCAATACTCCGCGATCACTTCTAAAGCTGTTGCAATATTTGCAGATTACCGCTTCATTGATTCCAATGGAAAGAATTATGGAAGGATAACAAGTCCTCTGCTACCAGTACCTACAGCTTTATCACTCATTAATAATTTAAGAACTGCTCATCCATGTGCCTTTTACAAGAAAACAGCTGTGATTGAATCTGGTGGATACAGAGAGGAGGATTTCTTAGCCGAAGATTTATCATTATGGTTGCGGATGTCTAGAATTGGTGAGATTATTACTGTTCCAAATCTGCTTTTGAACTACCGAATCTCTGAATCTTCGACAACATCCGTAAATCGGAATAAGGCAATTAGTCAGAAAAATAAAATACTAAAAAGCATATCGCTGGAGAAATCCCTATTTTATAAATGCCTAGAAGATATTCAATCTATATTTGAATACTATGAAAAATTTGAAGAATCTGAATCACGTAAACTACTTTTAGTGAATGACCTAATTGCTTTTCAGAGTAGCTTAAAGTTGAAAAAGGGCGCATTATTCGACATTATGCTGATAGCGCTAAGACACTTGGGCCGATCCTCAACTATTTCAGAGCTCTTCCAGTTATATTTCGAGAAATCACAACGGGGTAAGTTGCGTATAGAAAATGTTTTGAAGATATAA
- a CDS encoding GNAT family N-acetyltransferase, translating into MINTVRVQQLNTFSDANLARSIFDETWQVDAGTEITPNLLQAMVHSGSYLTGAFIDDKIVGAAFAFPATNGGLHLHSHMTAVLPEFRDKGVGYALKIDQWNWAKKKNYSHLSWTFDPLVRRNAKLNIAKLGVDISAYHPNFYGEMPDALNAGDESDRLMVSWRTDIDAPKARELITEPETGDILIKIPEDIVAIRSKNQSESMKWRRQVREQFLAAFEKNGKVVGFSANNEYVVRI; encoded by the coding sequence GTGATAAATACGGTAAGAGTTCAGCAGTTAAACACATTTAGTGACGCCAATCTTGCTCGCAGTATTTTTGATGAAACTTGGCAAGTGGATGCCGGAACTGAAATAACACCAAACCTTTTGCAGGCAATGGTCCACAGCGGTTCCTACTTAACTGGCGCTTTTATCGACGACAAAATAGTGGGCGCAGCGTTTGCCTTCCCAGCCACCAATGGTGGATTACACCTTCACTCACACATGACTGCAGTCTTGCCAGAGTTTCGAGACAAAGGTGTTGGTTACGCTTTAAAGATTGATCAATGGAACTGGGCAAAGAAAAAGAATTATTCTCATCTTTCCTGGACCTTTGACCCATTGGTGAGGAGAAATGCAAAATTAAATATTGCAAAGCTTGGAGTGGATATTTCTGCATATCACCCTAATTTTTATGGTGAGATGCCTGATGCGCTAAATGCAGGGGATGAATCAGATCGTTTAATGGTTTCTTGGCGTACAGATATAGATGCACCAAAGGCAAGAGAGTTAATCACTGAGCCAGAAACAGGTGATATTTTGATTAAAATTCCAGAAGATATAGTTGCGATTAGATCTAAGAATCAAAGTGAGAGCATGAAATGGCGCAGGCAGGTTCGAGAACAATTCTTGGCTGCTTTTGAGAAAAATGGCAAAGTTGTTGGCTTTTCAGCAAATAATGAATATGTTGTGCGGATATGA
- the menC gene encoding o-succinylbenzoate synthase, which translates to MKIKEVELRIVQLPLVRPFRTSFGTQASREVLIVKVVNENGTTGWAECVAMSEPLYSPEYTHACIDLIKRFLLPALKKAGDFKAEDVATILKPFLGGQMAKAAFETAILDAQLRDEKRSLAAYLGATKSRVECGVSVGIANNLDALIEEVKSYVGAGYRRIKLKIEPGWDIEAVKTIREIWPEIPLQVDANQAYSRDDGKHLAKLDEFNLLLIEQPLDEHDILGHALLAKEVKTPICLDESIISLQSAQDALALQATTVINIKPGRVGGYLESVKIHDLCVKSKIPVWCGGMLETGIGRAANLALAALPGFTLPGDTSASARYFKQDITTPFVMDDGYLTVPTGDGIGVTPDMNFLDSITTSKEVIV; encoded by the coding sequence ATGAAAATTAAAGAAGTTGAATTAAGAATTGTTCAACTACCCCTAGTAAGGCCGTTTAGAACCTCATTTGGCACCCAAGCTTCGCGTGAAGTTTTGATTGTGAAGGTAGTGAATGAGAATGGCACAACTGGATGGGCTGAGTGCGTGGCAATGTCTGAGCCTCTTTATTCACCTGAGTACACACACGCCTGTATTGATCTAATTAAAAGATTCTTACTTCCCGCACTAAAAAAGGCTGGTGATTTTAAAGCTGAAGATGTGGCAACAATTTTAAAACCATTCTTGGGTGGTCAGATGGCAAAAGCTGCTTTTGAAACTGCAATTTTGGATGCGCAATTAAGAGATGAAAAAAGATCACTTGCTGCTTACCTTGGTGCCACAAAAAGCAGGGTGGAGTGTGGTGTATCTGTCGGGATTGCAAATAATTTGGATGCTCTAATTGAAGAGGTTAAGTCTTATGTTGGCGCGGGCTATCGAAGAATTAAATTAAAGATTGAGCCAGGTTGGGACATAGAAGCAGTTAAAACTATTCGAGAGATTTGGCCAGAGATTCCACTACAAGTTGATGCAAACCAGGCTTATTCAAGGGATGATGGAAAACACTTAGCAAAGCTGGATGAATTCAATTTGTTATTAATTGAACAGCCATTGGATGAACATGACATTTTAGGTCACGCACTTCTTGCTAAAGAAGTTAAGACACCAATCTGCCTTGATGAATCAATTATCTCTTTGCAATCTGCTCAAGATGCGTTAGCTCTGCAAGCTACAACTGTTATCAATATAAAACCAGGCAGGGTTGGTGGTTACTTAGAGTCGGTAAAGATTCATGATTTGTGTGTTAAAAGTAAGATTCCAGTTTGGTGTGGTGGAATGTTAGAGACTGGTATTGGCAGAGCCGCTAATTTAGCTCTTGCAGCCCTTCCTGGTTTTACATTACCTGGGGATACATCAGCCTCTGCTCGCTACTTTAAGCAAGATATTACAACACCATTTGTGATGGATGATGGTTATTTAACAGTTCCAACCGGAGATGGAATTGGTGTTACACCTGATATGAACTTCCTAGACTCAATTACCACCTCAAAAGAGGTAATTGTTTAA
- a CDS encoding MFS transporter → MANPKIEKLPKQARVMLLGIALSALGNGLVLPYTFIYFHNIRGFPIAVAGLIASYGAFSSLAISPLVGNLIDKWGPKPVLITSLLVSFVGYCSLSQVKTITQAFLVTTVCATGQSAMWPSQNAISTELTPEHMRERIYGAQFAMLNLGIGIGGLVSSLVVTLDNPRTFELLFIGDGISYLVYLVVVLTLKNVGRRSADERIERAKLEGGWADVLADKTFVKFWFVAMFAVLFSYSQLEVGFTAFSTSVSGLAPRDLAWAYAVNTFVIAAFQLWVNKRLLLVKRKTAMSIAVLLWAVAWVSLALSGVIKSSALFFVILCQFIFALGEMIWSPILPSVVNQLAPEHLRGRYNAAGTNAWQISLIAGPTFAGTLLGFNAHWYWLAGLIAGLLVISIAASRLKLPDRPAVNMSK, encoded by the coding sequence TTGGCTAATCCAAAGATCGAAAAACTTCCTAAGCAAGCACGTGTCATGTTGCTTGGAATTGCCTTATCAGCACTCGGTAACGGCTTAGTACTTCCCTATACCTTTATCTATTTTCACAATATAAGAGGATTTCCAATTGCAGTAGCAGGACTTATTGCAAGTTATGGTGCATTTTCATCCCTTGCTATCTCACCATTGGTTGGAAACTTAATTGATAAGTGGGGACCAAAGCCAGTACTCATTACCTCATTACTTGTCAGCTTTGTTGGGTATTGCTCACTAAGTCAGGTTAAAACAATTACGCAAGCTTTTTTAGTAACAACAGTTTGTGCAACTGGTCAATCTGCAATGTGGCCATCACAAAATGCGATTTCAACAGAGTTAACACCTGAACATATGCGTGAGCGCATATATGGCGCACAATTTGCAATGTTAAATCTAGGAATTGGAATTGGTGGCTTAGTTTCATCTCTTGTTGTCACATTAGATAACCCAAGAACATTTGAGCTTTTATTTATTGGAGATGGCATCTCCTATCTTGTTTATCTTGTGGTGGTTTTAACCTTAAAAAATGTGGGTAGGCGAAGTGCGGATGAGCGAATTGAGCGGGCAAAGTTAGAGGGTGGCTGGGCAGACGTGCTAGCCGACAAAACCTTTGTGAAATTTTGGTTTGTGGCAATGTTTGCTGTTCTATTTAGCTATAGCCAATTAGAGGTTGGCTTCACTGCTTTTTCAACCTCTGTCTCAGGTTTAGCGCCAAGAGACTTAGCATGGGCATATGCAGTTAACACCTTTGTAATTGCAGCTTTTCAACTGTGGGTAAATAAACGGTTACTTCTTGTTAAGAGAAAAACCGCGATGTCTATTGCGGTACTTCTTTGGGCGGTTGCTTGGGTTTCCCTTGCATTAAGTGGAGTGATAAAAAGTAGCGCGTTATTTTTTGTTATTTTATGTCAATTTATATTCGCACTCGGTGAGATGATCTGGTCACCGATATTGCCATCGGTTGTAAACCAATTAGCCCCAGAACATCTGCGGGGAAGGTATAACGCAGCAGGAACAAATGCTTGGCAGATCTCATTAATTGCTGGCCCTACCTTTGCCGGCACATTATTAGGATTTAATGCTCACTGGTATTGGCTGGCAGGCTTAATTGCAGGTTTACTTGTTATTAGCATTGCTGCTTCACGCTTAAAACTGCCCGATAGACCGGCAGTTAATATGTCAAAATAG
- a CDS encoding MFS transporter gives MLTKEVLAHKYVKRLFIARFISNFGNGMGPIALAFGILALPNGSANMLGFVLGTTTVVFLLMAPFGGVIADKYGRARMVGLTDMAAGAVLFIQVFYFAKGEVPLAILLITNGFFGLMWGIFWPAFSGLMPAVLPEEGLQKGNALNAFMTNAGVISGAAVAGILIDIFGVAFTLAIDAASFFISGLMIFTFRHLTPRAQKTENTMLDDLIHGWKIFLSFRWIVIIVCAFSFIVMCWAAAENVLGPLIALEHFNGAKSWSFVITAESAGLIVGSIIAIKVKPKYPMRFLMISSFTITFYIWSMAKPQSLLMIAFGAFLFGITLDLWGTLWYTALQRKVPRDSLSRVSAFDAMGSMMFRPVGLAIAAPLSTLVGIENFLQILAAITVVAIVVPLLHPQVRNMSYEDLPRKADR, from the coding sequence GTGTTAACAAAAGAGGTTTTAGCTCACAAGTATGTGAAGCGATTATTTATCGCCCGCTTTATTTCAAATTTTGGAAATGGTATGGGGCCAATCGCACTTGCTTTTGGAATCTTAGCTTTACCAAATGGCTCCGCAAATATGTTGGGATTTGTATTGGGCACAACCACAGTTGTCTTCTTACTTATGGCACCTTTCGGTGGGGTGATTGCTGATAAATATGGCAGGGCTCGAATGGTTGGCCTAACTGACATGGCAGCGGGCGCAGTTCTGTTCATACAAGTTTTCTACTTTGCAAAAGGTGAAGTGCCCCTAGCAATTCTTTTAATTACAAATGGATTTTTTGGTTTGATGTGGGGAATCTTCTGGCCAGCATTCTCAGGACTCATGCCAGCAGTTTTGCCGGAAGAAGGTTTGCAAAAGGGAAACGCGTTAAATGCTTTTATGACAAATGCCGGCGTAATTTCAGGAGCAGCGGTTGCAGGGATACTGATAGATATATTTGGCGTGGCATTTACCCTAGCAATTGATGCTGCTAGCTTTTTTATCTCAGGACTTATGATCTTTACCTTTCGCCACCTAACACCAAGGGCGCAAAAGACTGAAAACACCATGCTTGATGACTTAATTCATGGCTGGAAGATATTTTTATCATTTAGATGGATTGTAATTATCGTTTGCGCTTTCTCATTTATCGTTATGTGCTGGGCAGCTGCAGAGAATGTATTAGGACCGTTGATTGCACTTGAACACTTTAATGGCGCTAAATCTTGGTCCTTTGTAATTACCGCTGAGTCAGCTGGATTAATAGTTGGTTCAATTATTGCAATAAAAGTAAAGCCTAAGTATCCAATGCGATTTTTAATGATCTCATCCTTCACAATCACTTTTTATATTTGGTCAATGGCTAAACCACAATCACTTTTAATGATTGCATTTGGTGCTTTTCTATTTGGAATCACCTTAGATCTTTGGGGAACACTTTGGTATACAGCTCTGCAGCGAAAGGTGCCAAGGGATTCACTCTCTAGAGTTTCTGCCTTTGATGCAATGGGTTCAATGATGTTCAGACCGGTAGGGCTTGCAATTGCCGCGCCACTTTCAACCTTAGTCGGCATTGAAAACTTTTTACAGATTTTAGCTGCGATCACCGTTGTTGCAATTGTGGTGCCACTTCTACATCCGCAGGTTAGAAATATGAGCTATGAAGATTTACCTAGAAAGGCTGATCGGTAG
- a CDS encoding GNAT family N-acetyltransferase: MDQDLTIETNRLYLHTVLPDEYPLLVQNLAHPILWSNRGFTDPLKYFANNPNPIKYRAPRITANPELANYLLRVVVLKSEQIIIASAGFHDGPDINGMIEIGFGVDKAYQGKGYGQELLHGMWGWVVNTPAVNTLRYTVSPDNLISQHIIKKLGFKLVGEQIDEEDGLEEIYEMSSKDYRSAFLGKSS; this comes from the coding sequence ATGGATCAAGATCTCACCATAGAGACCAACCGGCTTTACCTGCATACCGTGCTGCCAGATGAATACCCACTACTTGTGCAGAATTTAGCTCACCCAATTTTATGGAGTAATCGAGGATTTACTGATCCGCTTAAGTACTTTGCCAACAATCCAAATCCAATTAAGTATCGAGCTCCAAGAATTACAGCAAATCCAGAGCTTGCAAACTATTTACTTCGCGTAGTGGTATTAAAGAGTGAGCAAATAATTATTGCATCCGCCGGATTTCATGATGGCCCAGATATAAATGGCATGATTGAGATTGGTTTTGGAGTTGATAAGGCTTATCAAGGTAAAGGCTATGGCCAGGAATTACTTCACGGCATGTGGGGCTGGGTTGTAAATACTCCAGCAGTAAATACTCTTCGCTACACCGTCTCACCAGATAACTTAATTTCTCAACACATTATTAAAAAACTTGGCTTTAAACTAGTAGGAGAGCAAATAGATGAAGAGGATGGCTTAGAAGAAATTTATGAAATGAGTAGCAAGGACTACCGATCAGCCTTTCTAGGTAAATCTTCATAG